The Drosophila teissieri strain GT53w chromosome X, Prin_Dtei_1.1, whole genome shotgun sequence genome has a segment encoding these proteins:
- the LOC122623632 gene encoding formin-like protein 5: protein MGPTPPLPATNSISQQQTTTAPPPPPTGQIIAPSGAFPGSLTPGWNDPPPISADSMSCNSNNRRPRLDLRKRVAHPLDGNSSSVQLGQPQPPIPTAPEAFAPRPVAMVTPHRQIPYPDPNNPPAGGTDAGGFGAGPNTNAVRLPPLAQSISIDPSRVPVAMVPPRQK, encoded by the exons AGCCAACAGCAGACGACAACcgctccaccgccaccgccaacGGGGCAGATCATAGCGCCATCGGGAGCCTTTCCAG GCTCCCTGACTCCCGGCTGGAATGACCCGCCACCCATTTCGGCGGATTCCATGAGCTGCAACTCGAACAATCGTCGTCCACGCCTCGATCTTCGCAAGCGTGTGGCCCACCCACTGGACGGCAACTCCTCTAGTGTCCAGCTGGGTCAGCCACAACCACCAATACCTACAGCACCAGAGGCATTCGCGCCGCGTCCCGTGGCCATGGTAACACCGCATCGCCAGATTCCCTATCCGGATCCCAACAACCCGCCGGCCGGAGGAACGGATGCGGGCGGATTCGGAGCGGGACCGAATACCAATGCCGTGCGCCTGCCACCATTGGCCCAGAGCATCAGCATCGATCCATCCAGGGTGCCGGTGGCCATGGTACCTCCAAGACAGAAATAG
- the LOC122623631 gene encoding C-factor produces the protein MNSILITGCNRGLGLGLVKALLNLPQPPQHLFTTCRNREQAKELDDLAKKHSNIHILEIDLRNFDAYDKLIADIEGVTKDQGLNVLFNNAGIAPKSARITAVRSQELLDTLQTNTVVPIMLAKACLPLLKKAAKANESQPMGVGRAAIINMSSILGSIQGNTDGGMYAYRTSKSALNAATKSLSVDLYPQRIMCVSLHPGWVKTDMGGSSAPLDVPTSTGQIVQTISKLSEKQNGGFINYDGTPLAW, from the exons ATGAACTCCATCCTAATAACCGGCTGCAATCGAGGATTGGGTCTAGGCCTGGTCAAGGCGCTGCTCAATCTTCCACAGCCGCCGCAGCATCTATTTACCACCTGCCGGAATCGCGAGCAGGCAAAG GAGCTGGATGATCTGGCCAAGAAACACTCGAACATCCACATCCTTGAGATTG atTTAAGGAATTTCGATGCCTATGACAAGCTTATCGCCGACATCGAGGGCgtgaccaaggaccaaggccTCAATGTGCTCTTCAACAATGCCGGCATAGCCCCCAAATCAGCCAGGATAACGGCCGTCCGCTCGCAGGAGCTGCTGGACACCCTGCAGACCAACACGGTGGTGCCAATAATGCTGGCCAAGGCGTGTCTGCCGCTCCTAAAGAAGGCGGCCAAAGCGAACGAATCACAACCGATGGGCGTGGGCCGTGCCGCCATTATCAACATGTCCTCGATCCTTGGCTCCATTCAGGGCAACAcggacggcggaatgtacgcATATCGCACGTCCAAGTCGGCCTTGAATGCGGCCACCAAGTCGCTGAGCGTCGATCTGTATCCGCAGCGCATCATGTGCGTTAGTCTGCATCCTGGCTGGGTGAAAACCGACATGGGTGGCTCCAGTGCCCCCTTGGACGTGCCCACCAGTACGGGCCAAATTGTGCAGACCATCAGCAAGCTCAGCGAGAAACAGAACGGCGGCTTTATTAACTACGATGGCACTCCGCTGGCCTGGTGA